GAGTCCCTCGGCCCGCGCGACGTCGCGCAGCAACTCGAGTTCGGCGGGACGGGACCGGGCGTAGCCGGCGCCGACGTAGCCGTCGACGATGTCGACGTCGCCGGGGCCGATGGCGGGCGCCTCGGGCCAGCGCTCGCGGACTCCCGCGCAGATGGCGCCGATCGTCCGCACGAAGTAGTCGCGGTCGTCGCACACGTTGACGCCGGCGACGCGCACGCCGCGCCGGTCGAGGCCGGTCATGCGCACGCCGAGGACGAGTCCCGCGCCGGTTCCGCCCGACCCGCAGGCGTAGACGATGGTCGTCGGCCGGTCGTCGAGGCCGGCGAGCTGATCGGCGAGTTCGGCGCACGCGGCGATGTAGCCCCAGGCGCCGAGCGGATTGGAGCCGCCCTCGGGGATGACGTACGGGCTGCGGCCGGCCGCTCGCAGGCGCTCGGCCTCGCCGGCCATGACCTCGGCGCGCCGCGCGTAGTCGGCGGGGGAGATCCACCGGATGTCGGCGCCGGCGAGGCGGTCGAGCAGGATGTTGCCCTCCGTCGGCGGCGGCGCCGAGGGGTCGGCGGTGCGCAACAGCAGGCGCGATGCGAATCCGCGGCGCACCCCGGCGAGCGCGGTCGCGCGGCAGTGGTTGGACTGTTCGCCGCCGCAGGTGATGAGCGTGTCGGCGCCGGCGGCCTCGGCGTCGGCGAGCAGAAACTCGAGCTTGCGCACCTTGTTGCCCGACAGTTCCGCGCCGGTGAGGTCGTCGCGCTTGACGTACAGCTCGACGCCGAGCCGGTCGCCGAGCCGGTCGAGGCGCTCGAGCGGGGTGGGCAGGTTGGCGAGCCGGACGCGGGGCGGCAGCGCGAGCGGGGCGGTCATGCGCGGAGCATAG
The nucleotide sequence above comes from Deltaproteobacteria bacterium. Encoded proteins:
- a CDS encoding D-cysteine desulfhydrase family protein, with the translated sequence MTAPLALPPRVRLANLPTPLERLDRLGDRLGVELYVKRDDLTGAELSGNKVRKLEFLLADAEAAGADTLITCGGEQSNHCRATALAGVRRGFASRLLLRTADPSAPPPTEGNILLDRLAGADIRWISPADYARRAEVMAGEAERLRAAGRSPYVIPEGGSNPLGAWGYIAACAELADQLAGLDDRPTTIVYACGSGGTGAGLVLGVRMTGLDRRGVRVAGVNVCDDRDYFVRTIGAICAGVRERWPEAPAIGPGDVDIVDGYVGAGYARSRPAELELLRDVARAEGLVLDPVYTGKAMFGLASELARDRRRFGDRVVFLHTGGIFGLFPKAEQLAPLL